A window of the Brassica napus cultivar Da-Ae chromosome C5, Da-Ae, whole genome shotgun sequence genome harbors these coding sequences:
- the LOC106382170 gene encoding uncharacterized protein LOC106382170, which yields MEKKQRPEISSTEAVLVGALAPGVNAPTWNALRFAFLLLGLCLTFMLSIAFTSGQSMLLFHVGFLIVIASSLFVLLNWFLAQTGLVPVETQMQELNLAPTTDKSN from the exons atggaGAAGAAGCAGAGACCAGAGATATCGTCAACGGAAGCTGTTCTTGTCGGAGCTCTAGCACCAGGCGTCAAT GCTCCAACATGGAACGCTCTGAGATTCGCGTTTCTTCTGCTGGGTCTCTGTCTCACTTTCATGCTCTCCATAGCTTTCACCAGTGGCCAATCCATGTTGCTTTTTCACGTCGGCTTCCTCATCGTAATCGCATCTTCCCTCTTTGTCCTCCTCAATTG GTTTCTTGCTCAGACAGGGTTAGTACCAGTTGAGACACAGATGCAGGAGCTGAACTTGGCACCTACTACTGATAAAAGCAACTGA